A window of Vibrio ishigakensis contains these coding sequences:
- a CDS encoding UPF0149 family protein, translated as MDLAEIIAQPELENRLLPYHQTLGFVTAMAAAPHVLDPAEWVAYLWGGDETAPFSSGEQLEQYLEAIINSWNATRPALFEGNWQWPVECDLDSEEIVTVETKMFCEGLLQGWQLAQDDWQTLMPEHSQDNALLGGVILSISMLYDPETSLATLSEEGMNGLDQFAEIFNAMPAMLCGLTQRAAALVEEQ; from the coding sequence GTGGATTTAGCAGAAATTATTGCTCAACCTGAGCTTGAAAACCGCCTACTACCTTATCATCAAACCCTAGGCTTTGTGACCGCTATGGCGGCGGCTCCACATGTATTGGACCCGGCGGAATGGGTGGCTTACCTTTGGGGTGGCGACGAGACTGCTCCTTTTTCTAGTGGTGAGCAACTAGAGCAATACCTAGAAGCAATTATCAACTCTTGGAATGCGACCCGCCCTGCTCTCTTTGAAGGTAACTGGCAATGGCCTGTTGAGTGTGACTTGGACTCTGAAGAGATTGTGACTGTTGAGACTAAGATGTTCTGTGAAGGCCTTTTGCAAGGTTGGCAGTTGGCTCAAGATGACTGGCAGACATTGATGCCTGAGCATAGCCAAGACAACGCGCTACTTGGTGGTGTGATTCTGTCTATCAGCATGCTTTACGATCCGGAGACTTCGCTAGCGACGCTTTCGGAGGAAGGTATGAATGGGTTGGATCAGTTTGCGGAGATCTTTAATGCTATGCCGGCTATGCTGTGTGGGTTGACTCAGCGCGCTGCGGCTTTGGTGGAAGAGCAGTAA